A stretch of the uncultured Cohaesibacter sp. genome encodes the following:
- a CDS encoding SDR family NAD(P)-dependent oxidoreductase, whose translation MKKQKKTKSVPAVEVIGRACRLPGANSVPEFWALLREKRCSVTEVGDDRFSVFRYLHPAQGLPGKAYTFRAGVLDDVWGFDPAVFALSPREAMQMDPQQRLLLMLVWEALEEAGLPPSEVAGQNIGVFVGNSGSDHSNRFFFDPANSDSFMMTGNTMSLVSNRISYIFDLHGPSFTVDTACSSSLVAMDLALKRLQSGEIDTAIVAGVNMLLSPFPFVGFSAASMLSPEGLCRPFDENANGYVRAEGGVALVLQRSDAHDPRSQKSYGRIVASGINSDGRTSGVALPSTDFQAALLDAVYQAAGISPDQLAFIEAHGTGTRVGDPAEAFALGKVLAKGRKTPLPVGSVKSNIGHLEPASGIASILKVLLSLEHNVLPASLHIKTPNPDIPFDELNLALNRQETMIEKSDELLYAGINNFGFGGTNAHVLVSQADPNQIKPPRTATLVANPSLTQDQEATDSQLVLLSAKTPDSLKRLAAATAERITREVHSSLADWSNAFAWHRERMDERLVIAANSKTDLIAKLEAFAKGDRDSAILSGMVTKPDLAPVFVFSGNGSQFVGMGQAAYRDSEAFQTAFDEVDALFATHAGWSLKERLFEEDLGEHLKQTSIAQPLLFAVQVALTKALKALGLEPGGVLGHSVGEVAAAWAAGALTLPDAVAVIYLRSHHQEAVRGFGRMAVIKLSAAEVETHLAEQGYDDIEISAINTPRSLTLSGPTDALQAFMRYARKNRLSGLLLDIDYPFHSCQIDPIKDGLIADLKDIRPHTTAIPFYSSVTGALNEGADVTGDYWWHNVREPVRFSDAVTLALAEGHRSFIEIGPRPILKSYINEVARDTGVTATVIETLTQAESEDVDPVLVAAGRALAAGIEADPVKLFGEKKGLSFPLPSYPWQLKPFKLEASSDAFEVFSPSIPAHPLLGQQLRPGDLIWDCELDTALIPYFADHKVDGKVILPGAAFAEMALAAARQALGSDQVELRDFDLIKALPLSQDQSASVRTRIDLESATVEILSRKRLVDEEWQRHIKARFAKLPGKAEPEDADYSLTAPVAAAPLPEAEIDALYAVSRDFGLDFGPAFRRVSHFQRIDDCDNECDLELTLMERQPGTVTREMQAAPYGLHPLDLDGCFHALNILYDDLDMDGAKMAFIPVRFGCLRLLQCEKPVRSARIHVLRNNNRGIQADIDLFGEDGTMVATLRDARFRASALVQRQDVDRLTYGYRSIRQPIAKAKEAAQPLDMVALRASLKDCSNQDWTHTEESHLILQAASRQVAYDCLKALMGTDVCLTPDNLPALQPDAELSAEDASEDLKRRKLYRDRLFWSLVTICIESDMAEQQDDGVKLASSVTLPPAAQMLDLLLMEDPAWSGEAVLLNHAEARLMRILSGAAKVDDLADDLHDLYSSDLLDQHLSASPMARLHSEQIVAAFDTLLRHWPRGRPLRVLELGLAGGQTTKALLPRIEQQNGELLSIDSNKLIVDRLRIQFAQSPHFQTMTLESALSSLRDLGSFDVILSANGIQMMPNAASILPHLGELLAENGLFLASLSDGTVFQDICFGMASRWFDASLDPTYPVASHGTADNWRGWISDAGLGSVELLPFAKSDEDNGLTGAYWLLASEPAGQRTDAANETRRSDARALLLIDASNEAETEFAALLSDKLATNDQTPVVLSLPEASEATDSSAWADSLATIKTQSSADPVELIFLAGAFADADEPFVAMAKRLHWLRQLLVDLPEEILRLWVLAPNGFHDAEIGAIDPVQTGVWAFARAAGNEFSHHDIRLVDLNASLTIADQCAGLVDLLDQPSDEREIRLEKDAISVLRIARGIKEAPIPADRETDQQSDDQAACKLTHPRTGSLERLKWQATSRQAPKAGQVEIEVVASGLNFRDLMWAQGLLPEEALEDGFAGPTLGFECSGRILRVGEGVKRLKVGDAVMALAPACFASHVTVAEVAVSRLPEAMDLEAAAAMPVAFLTSYYALHHLARLEEGEWVLIHGAAGAVGLAAVQIAKWRGARIIATAGNDEKRDFLRLLGVDHVLDTRSLDFVDQVRAITRKADGAGREGVDVVLNSLFGEAMERSIELVRPFGRFLELGKRDFYGNSKIGLRPFRRNISYFGIDADQLLNHQPALSSRLFGELEALFESGDFTLLPYRLYDSRDIVDAFRLMQRSGHIGKIIVKAPDLTAVKAGAGAFEIDADGHHLIIGGLGGFGLETADWLLDQGARSIILTSRSARLSDEAQQLRIKAEKLGASLRVEACDATNENALASLLNDLRQTAPLRGVIHAAMVLDDALIANLIDARIDAVLAPKVTGGAHLDRLTRSDELDYFWLYSSVSVLMGNPGQSAYVAANAYLDGLARKRRQDGLPALSIGWGAITDKGILAREEKTAEILARATGGMEFKARRALDGLAEILTTHGSAMPATITLAPMDWSYAKDNLALLKHPAYSLLALEAAQSSNRDRQSIDIATLIDGLDDIVARDNIAKLLAGEVADIFRMPVEEIQLNRSLSDIGMDSLMGMELRSAAQQKLDIEIPMGAISDGTTIEDIAASIVQRVRKGASSEPSGMEATLIQQHMGKDAEVEVNSIDLSGLRKAP comes from the coding sequence TTGAAAAAGCAAAAGAAGACAAAGTCAGTACCGGCAGTTGAAGTAATCGGTCGCGCCTGTCGGTTGCCTGGTGCCAATTCTGTGCCTGAATTCTGGGCTTTGCTGCGCGAAAAGCGATGCAGTGTCACCGAAGTCGGTGATGATCGCTTTTCTGTTTTTCGCTATTTGCACCCTGCACAAGGTCTGCCCGGCAAGGCCTACACTTTCCGCGCAGGGGTGTTGGATGATGTTTGGGGTTTTGATCCGGCCGTCTTTGCCCTCTCCCCGCGAGAAGCCATGCAGATGGATCCCCAGCAGCGGCTGTTGCTGATGCTAGTATGGGAGGCGCTCGAAGAAGCTGGCCTTCCACCGAGCGAAGTTGCGGGTCAGAATATTGGTGTTTTTGTTGGCAATTCGGGCAGCGATCATTCCAACCGTTTCTTCTTTGACCCGGCCAATTCCGACAGCTTCATGATGACCGGCAACACCATGTCGCTGGTTTCCAACCGTATTTCCTACATTTTCGACCTGCATGGGCCAAGCTTTACCGTCGATACGGCCTGTTCCTCGTCTCTGGTGGCGATGGATTTGGCCCTCAAGCGGTTGCAATCCGGCGAGATCGACACTGCGATTGTCGCAGGGGTCAATATGCTCCTGTCGCCATTCCCTTTTGTCGGCTTTTCTGCCGCCTCAATGTTGTCGCCAGAAGGCTTGTGTCGGCCGTTTGATGAAAATGCCAACGGCTATGTCCGGGCAGAGGGGGGCGTCGCTCTGGTGCTTCAGCGCAGCGATGCCCATGATCCCCGCTCGCAAAAGAGTTATGGCCGCATTGTGGCTTCAGGCATCAACTCCGATGGCCGCACGTCCGGTGTTGCCCTGCCCTCGACGGATTTTCAGGCAGCGCTCCTTGATGCGGTCTATCAGGCCGCAGGCATCAGCCCGGATCAACTGGCCTTCATTGAAGCCCACGGGACCGGCACCCGCGTCGGCGACCCTGCCGAAGCCTTCGCTTTGGGCAAGGTACTGGCCAAGGGCCGTAAAACTCCCTTGCCGGTTGGCTCGGTCAAATCCAACATCGGCCATCTCGAACCGGCCTCAGGGATCGCCAGCATTCTCAAGGTCCTGCTGTCACTGGAGCATAATGTGCTTCCCGCCAGCCTGCATATCAAGACGCCTAACCCTGACATTCCGTTTGATGAGCTCAATCTCGCGCTCAACCGTCAGGAGACCATGATTGAGAAGTCCGATGAGCTGCTTTATGCAGGCATCAACAATTTCGGTTTCGGTGGCACCAACGCCCATGTGTTGGTCTCCCAAGCTGACCCTAATCAAATCAAGCCACCGCGCACTGCAACGCTGGTCGCCAATCCAAGCCTTACTCAGGATCAAGAAGCCACAGATAGCCAGTTGGTGCTTTTGTCTGCCAAGACACCGGATAGTCTGAAACGTCTTGCTGCGGCGACGGCCGAGCGGATAACGCGGGAGGTCCATTCGTCGCTTGCAGACTGGAGCAATGCGTTTGCCTGGCACCGTGAACGGATGGATGAGCGTCTGGTGATCGCTGCCAATAGCAAAACGGATCTGATCGCCAAGCTGGAAGCCTTTGCCAAGGGCGATCGCGACAGCGCGATCTTGTCTGGTATGGTGACCAAACCCGACCTCGCGCCGGTCTTTGTCTTTTCCGGCAATGGATCCCAGTTTGTTGGCATGGGGCAAGCAGCCTATCGAGATAGCGAGGCTTTCCAGACCGCTTTTGATGAGGTGGATGCTCTTTTTGCCACCCATGCAGGATGGTCGTTAAAGGAACGCTTGTTTGAAGAGGATCTGGGCGAGCACCTCAAGCAGACCTCCATTGCCCAGCCCTTGCTGTTTGCTGTGCAGGTTGCATTGACCAAGGCACTCAAGGCGTTGGGGTTGGAACCTGGCGGTGTGCTTGGACATTCCGTCGGTGAGGTGGCTGCTGCTTGGGCTGCAGGGGCGCTGACATTGCCCGATGCGGTTGCCGTCATCTATTTGCGATCCCATCATCAGGAAGCTGTGCGCGGCTTTGGCCGCATGGCGGTGATCAAATTGTCGGCGGCAGAGGTGGAAACCCATCTTGCCGAGCAAGGCTATGACGACATTGAAATTTCAGCCATCAACACGCCACGCTCTCTGACCCTGTCCGGCCCGACCGACGCGCTACAGGCTTTCATGCGCTATGCGCGCAAGAACCGCTTGTCAGGGTTGTTGCTTGATATCGATTATCCGTTCCATTCCTGCCAGATTGATCCCATCAAAGATGGGCTGATCGCGGATCTCAAAGACATTCGGCCTCATACAACCGCTATTCCGTTCTATTCCAGCGTGACCGGCGCCTTGAATGAAGGAGCCGATGTAACCGGCGATTACTGGTGGCACAATGTCCGCGAACCTGTGCGCTTCAGTGACGCGGTGACGCTAGCCTTGGCGGAAGGGCACCGGTCCTTCATTGAAATCGGACCTCGTCCAATCCTCAAGAGTTACATCAACGAAGTTGCCCGCGACACAGGTGTCACCGCAACCGTGATCGAAACCTTGACGCAGGCGGAATCGGAAGATGTTGATCCGGTTCTGGTGGCTGCCGGACGGGCGCTGGCGGCGGGCATCGAAGCGGATCCGGTCAAACTGTTCGGCGAGAAGAAAGGCCTGTCTTTCCCGCTGCCGTCCTATCCGTGGCAGCTCAAGCCCTTCAAACTTGAAGCGAGCAGCGATGCCTTTGAAGTCTTTTCGCCATCAATCCCCGCCCATCCGCTGCTTGGGCAACAGCTCAGACCGGGCGATCTGATCTGGGATTGCGAACTGGACACAGCACTAATCCCCTATTTTGCCGATCATAAGGTTGATGGCAAGGTCATCCTGCCCGGCGCCGCCTTCGCTGAAATGGCGCTGGCAGCGGCCAGACAAGCCTTGGGAAGTGATCAGGTTGAATTGCGCGACTTCGATTTGATAAAAGCACTGCCTTTGTCGCAGGACCAGTCCGCCTCTGTCCGCACGCGGATTGATCTTGAGAGCGCTACCGTCGAAATTCTCAGCCGTAAACGTCTGGTGGACGAGGAATGGCAACGGCACATCAAGGCTCGCTTCGCCAAACTGCCAGGCAAAGCAGAGCCCGAGGATGCCGATTATAGCCTGACCGCTCCGGTTGCTGCCGCTCCTCTCCCTGAGGCCGAGATTGACGCGCTTTATGCGGTCTCTCGTGATTTCGGCCTTGATTTCGGTCCGGCTTTCCGGCGTGTGTCCCACTTCCAGCGCATTGACGACTGCGATAATGAGTGCGATCTCGAATTGACCCTGATGGAGCGCCAGCCCGGCACCGTTACGCGTGAAATGCAAGCGGCACCTTATGGGTTGCATCCTCTCGATCTCGACGGATGTTTCCATGCGCTCAATATTCTTTATGACGATTTGGATATGGATGGGGCAAAAATGGCCTTCATCCCTGTCCGTTTCGGCTGTCTGCGTCTGTTGCAGTGTGAAAAGCCTGTTCGCTCGGCCCGCATTCATGTGTTGCGCAACAACAATCGCGGCATTCAGGCAGATATCGACCTGTTTGGCGAGGATGGCACGATGGTCGCCACATTGCGCGATGCCCGTTTCCGGGCGTCAGCACTTGTCCAAAGGCAGGATGTCGACCGGCTGACCTATGGGTATCGCTCTATCAGGCAACCCATCGCCAAGGCCAAGGAGGCAGCTCAGCCACTCGACATGGTTGCCCTTCGCGCTTCTCTTAAAGATTGCAGCAACCAAGACTGGACCCACACCGAAGAAAGCCATCTGATTCTGCAAGCTGCCAGCCGTCAGGTTGCCTATGATTGCCTCAAGGCATTGATGGGTACGGATGTATGCCTGACCCCGGACAATCTGCCCGCTCTTCAACCGGATGCGGAGCTCTCGGCAGAGGATGCGAGCGAAGACCTCAAACGCCGCAAGCTTTACCGTGATCGTCTATTCTGGTCGCTTGTTACCATCTGCATCGAATCCGACATGGCCGAGCAACAGGATGACGGCGTCAAGCTCGCCTCTTCCGTCACTCTGCCACCTGCCGCGCAGATGCTTGATCTGTTGCTGATGGAAGACCCGGCATGGTCAGGCGAAGCGGTCCTGCTCAATCATGCTGAAGCGCGCCTGATGCGGATCCTGTCTGGAGCCGCCAAGGTCGATGATCTGGCCGATGATCTTCACGATCTTTATTCCAGTGACTTGCTCGATCAGCATCTTTCCGCATCGCCCATGGCGCGGCTGCATTCCGAGCAGATCGTCGCCGCCTTCGACACTCTGTTGCGCCATTGGCCAAGAGGCCGCCCATTGCGTGTGCTGGAACTCGGCTTGGCCGGGGGACAGACGACCAAGGCCCTGTTGCCGCGTATTGAGCAGCAAAATGGTGAGTTGCTGAGCATCGACAGCAATAAATTGATCGTTGATCGCCTGCGGATCCAGTTTGCCCAGTCACCGCATTTCCAAACCATGACACTAGAGAGCGCCTTGTCGAGCCTGCGCGATCTGGGATCATTCGATGTGATCCTGTCGGCCAATGGTATCCAGATGATGCCCAATGCCGCCAGCATCCTGCCGCATCTGGGTGAGCTTCTGGCTGAAAATGGCCTGTTTCTGGCCAGCCTTTCGGACGGGACCGTCTTTCAGGATATCTGCTTTGGCATGGCTTCGCGCTGGTTCGATGCCTCCCTTGATCCAACCTATCCGGTTGCCTCTCACGGGACTGCAGACAATTGGCGCGGCTGGATCAGCGATGCAGGGCTTGGCTCTGTCGAGCTGTTGCCCTTTGCCAAGTCAGACGAGGACAATGGCCTGACGGGCGCCTATTGGCTGCTGGCCAGCGAGCCTGCAGGGCAACGCACAGACGCTGCGAATGAAACCCGCCGCTCCGACGCACGGGCTCTGTTGCTCATAGATGCAAGCAACGAGGCTGAAACCGAGTTTGCCGCGCTGCTATCTGACAAACTGGCTACCAACGATCAGACACCCGTCGTGCTTTCCTTGCCCGAAGCATCAGAGGCGACCGACAGCAGCGCTTGGGCCGATAGTCTGGCGACCATCAAGACACAGAGTTCAGCTGATCCTGTCGAGCTGATTTTCCTTGCCGGGGCTTTTGCGGACGCAGATGAGCCTTTTGTTGCCATGGCCAAGCGGTTGCATTGGCTGCGCCAATTGTTGGTTGACCTGCCTGAGGAAATCTTGCGCCTCTGGGTGCTTGCACCCAACGGCTTCCATGATGCAGAGATTGGGGCAATCGATCCGGTGCAAACCGGTGTTTGGGCCTTTGCCCGCGCCGCTGGCAATGAATTTTCCCATCACGATATCCGACTGGTGGACCTCAATGCTTCTCTCACGATCGCTGATCAGTGTGCGGGTCTTGTTGATCTTCTCGATCAACCATCTGACGAACGCGAAATCCGGCTTGAAAAAGACGCTATTTCGGTTTTGCGGATTGCCCGTGGCATCAAAGAGGCTCCCATCCCTGCTGATCGGGAAACAGACCAGCAGTCAGACGATCAAGCAGCCTGTAAACTGACCCACCCGCGCACCGGCTCGCTTGAGCGCTTGAAGTGGCAGGCAACCAGTCGACAGGCACCGAAAGCCGGACAAGTTGAAATCGAGGTGGTAGCATCAGGGCTCAATTTCCGCGATCTGATGTGGGCACAGGGCTTATTGCCCGAGGAAGCGCTGGAAGATGGCTTTGCCGGTCCGACGCTCGGCTTTGAATGTTCTGGGCGCATTCTACGGGTCGGAGAAGGCGTCAAGCGCCTCAAAGTCGGTGACGCGGTGATGGCACTGGCTCCGGCTTGCTTTGCCTCTCATGTCACCGTGGCCGAGGTGGCTGTATCCCGGTTGCCAGAAGCAATGGATCTGGAGGCCGCGGCTGCGATGCCGGTGGCTTTCCTTACCAGCTACTATGCCCTGCATCATCTGGCCCGTCTTGAAGAAGGCGAATGGGTGCTGATCCATGGGGCCGCAGGTGCCGTTGGCCTTGCCGCCGTGCAAATTGCCAAATGGCGTGGTGCCCGCATCATTGCCACGGCTGGCAATGACGAAAAACGCGACTTCCTGCGCCTGCTCGGCGTTGATCATGTGCTCGATACCCGCTCGCTCGACTTTGTCGATCAGGTGCGCGCCATCACCCGCAAGGCGGATGGGGCAGGGCGCGAAGGCGTTGATGTGGTGCTCAACTCGTTGTTTGGCGAAGCAATGGAACGCAGCATCGAACTGGTTCGCCCCTTTGGCCGCTTCCTTGAACTGGGCAAGCGCGATTTTTACGGCAACAGCAAGATCGGACTTCGGCCTTTCCGCCGCAATATCAGCTATTTCGGCATTGATGCCGACCAGTTGTTGAACCATCAGCCTGCGCTTTCGAGCCGCCTGTTTGGCGAGTTGGAAGCCTTGTTTGAAAGCGGTGATTTCACGTTGCTGCCTTACCGCCTGTATGACAGTCGGGATATTGTCGATGCGTTCCGCCTGATGCAGCGCTCCGGCCATATTGGCAAAATCATCGTCAAGGCTCCCGATCTCACTGCGGTGAAGGCTGGGGCAGGGGCGTTTGAAATCGATGCTGACGGCCATCACCTGATCATCGGTGGCCTTGGTGGCTTTGGTTTGGAAACCGCGGATTGGTTGCTTGATCAGGGCGCGCGCTCCATCATCCTGACCAGTCGCTCGGCCAGACTAAGCGATGAAGCGCAACAGCTGCGCATCAAGGCGGAAAAACTTGGTGCCTCCCTGCGCGTTGAAGCCTGTGATGCAACAAACGAAAACGCACTGGCCTCTCTGCTCAACGATCTGCGCCAAACGGCCCCTCTTCGCGGCGTCATCCATGCTGCGATGGTGCTTGATGATGCTCTGATCGCCAATCTGATTGATGCCCGTATCGATGCGGTGTTGGCACCAAAAGTGACGGGTGGTGCCCATCTTGATCGCCTGACCCGGAGCGATGAGCTTGATTATTTCTGGCTCTATTCCTCGGTCTCTGTGCTGATGGGCAATCCGGGCCAGTCCGCCTATGTGGCGGCCAATGCCTATCTCGATGGCCTTGCCCGCAAGCGACGTCAAGACGGGCTGCCCGCCCTGTCTATCGGTTGGGGGGCGATCACCGACAAAGGTATCCTGGCTCGCGAAGAGAAAACGGCCGAAATTCTGGCTCGCGCCACCGGCGGCATGGAATTCAAGGCGCGTCGCGCCCTTGATGGTTTGGCAGAGATATTGACCACCCACGGCTCTGCCATGCCAGCAACCATAACGCTCGCGCCAATGGACTGGAGCTATGCAAAGGACAATCTTGCCCTTTTGAAGCATCCTGCCTATTCGTTGTTGGCTCTGGAAGCCGCCCAATCCTCAAATCGCGATCGGCAATCCATTGATATTGCTACCCTGATTGACGGACTGGATGACATCGTCGCTCGTGACAACATTGCCAAATTGCTGGCTGGCGAAGTGGCTGACATTTTCCGCATGCCGGTTGAAGAAATTCAATTGAACCGGTCCTTGAGTGACATTGGTATGGACAGTCTGATGGGTATGGAGCTACGCTCGGCAGCCCAACAAAAGCTCGATATCGAAATCCCGATGGGGGCCATTTCTGACGGCACGACCATCGAAGATATCGCCGCCAGCATCGTTCAGAGGGTGCGTAAAGGGGCGTCGAGCGAACCCTCTGGTATGGAAGCCACTTTGATTCAGCAACATATGGGCAAGGATGCGGAGGTCGAGGTCAATTCGATTGATTTGTCGGGACTTCGCAAGGCACCATGA
- a CDS encoding ABC transporter permease, producing MKQAAMTQARVVGALILRETRVRYGQSQIGYMWALIGPMIWISAISAMFSIMGAHAPTGGSHGLFVGLGFLTFSLYRDLANQLGNSFNANAALLNFPIVKEIDTIIARAILECATIIVIMTIVISGLILVDDAPTPNDTMMMLVAFIGLSLFGTGVGLVNAVISTKLKSWMNIYALFSLPLLWISGVFYSMEMLPTKLQSILAWNPIMQGVEGMRMGYYHNYRASELDLYYLYAVGIGMILIGLASERAIRIRNS from the coding sequence ATGAAACAAGCGGCTATGACTCAGGCCCGTGTTGTTGGAGCATTGATCCTTCGAGAAACACGCGTTCGATATGGGCAATCACAAATTGGCTATATGTGGGCTCTCATCGGTCCAATGATCTGGATTTCGGCGATTTCAGCTATGTTTTCTATCATGGGCGCCCATGCTCCCACCGGTGGCAGTCACGGCCTCTTTGTTGGTTTAGGATTTCTTACTTTTAGCTTGTATCGCGATCTAGCGAACCAACTGGGCAACTCATTTAACGCTAACGCTGCTTTGCTCAATTTTCCTATAGTAAAGGAAATAGATACAATCATAGCGAGAGCTATTCTTGAATGTGCGACCATTATCGTCATCATGACCATCGTTATCTCTGGTCTCATATTGGTGGACGACGCTCCAACTCCGAACGATACCATGATGATGCTGGTTGCCTTTATCGGCCTTTCCTTATTCGGAACAGGTGTGGGTCTGGTCAATGCTGTCATTAGCACCAAACTGAAGTCCTGGATGAATATCTACGCTCTCTTCAGCTTGCCCCTGCTATGGATTTCAGGTGTTTTCTATTCAATGGAGATGCTACCAACGAAGCTACAATCAATTTTGGCATGGAATCCAATCATGCAGGGTGTGGAAGGTATGCGGATGGGTTACTACCACAATTATCGCGCCAGTGAACTTGACCTTTACTATCTCTATGCAGTCGGTATTGGTATGATTTTGATTGGCCTTGCGAGTGAACGTGCAATTCGGATCAGAAATTCATGA
- a CDS encoding transposase, translating into MRGEILGAERRRRWSTEEKLSIVTSVGLDGATVTQIAQRHEVTRQQIYGWRRELKQKGLLGVSEQACFVPVALTSLEGSSPDHCGRPVAERLSVELILHCGRRLRFDSQIDGPLLTRLIRAVEAV; encoded by the coding sequence ATGCGCGGAGAGATTTTGGGTGCCGAGCGGCGGCGGCGATGGAGTACGGAAGAGAAGCTTTCGATTGTGACGTCTGTTGGCCTTGATGGTGCCACTGTCACGCAGATTGCCCAGCGCCACGAGGTAACGCGACAGCAGATCTATGGATGGCGCCGGGAGCTGAAGCAGAAGGGACTGCTTGGAGTTTCGGAACAGGCCTGTTTCGTGCCCGTTGCGTTGACCTCGTTGGAAGGATCATCTCCGGATCATTGTGGCCGGCCAGTAGCAGAACGGTTGTCTGTCGAATTGATCTTGCACTGCGGGCGCCGTCTACGTTTTGACAGCCAGATTGATGGCCCACTTCTCACCCGTCTCATTCGGGCGGTTGAGGCAGTATGA
- the tnpB gene encoding IS66 family insertion sequence element accessory protein TnpB (TnpB, as the term is used for proteins encoded by IS66 family insertion elements, is considered an accessory protein, since TnpC, encoded by a neighboring gene, is a DDE family transposase.), translating to MIGPGTGVRVYLAGGVTDMRKGISGLAALTQDVLRQNPTSGAVFAFRGRRGDRLKILFWDGQGFCLYYKVLERGRFPWPSAGDGVARLTSAQLAMLWEGIDWRRPSWGSPPARVG from the coding sequence ATGATTGGTCCGGGTACAGGTGTTCGTGTCTATCTTGCGGGTGGGGTCACGGATATGCGCAAAGGAATCTCTGGCTTGGCGGCTCTGACGCAAGATGTCCTACGCCAGAACCCGACAAGTGGTGCTGTCTTTGCATTCCGAGGCCGCCGTGGCGATCGGTTGAAGATCCTGTTCTGGGATGGACAGGGCTTTTGCCTTTACTACAAGGTTCTGGAACGAGGTCGTTTCCCTTGGCCGTCAGCCGGTGATGGGGTTGCCCGCCTGACGTCTGCACAGCTTGCGATGCTGTGGGAAGGGATTGACTGGCGGCGCCCAAGTTGGGGGTCGCCTCCCGCCCGTGTTGGTTGA
- a CDS encoding ABC transporter ATP-binding protein, with protein MINFINVEKHYKTPGGGRKDIIKTLNMRFPKRNIALMGANGAGKSTMLRLISGAELPDKGKIVREVGVSFPLGFSGSFAGALSGIENARFVARIYGKDTDEVLDYVEEFAQLGDHFRAPVNTYSSGMRARLSFGVSLAIDFDCYLVDEITAVGDERFKNKSKKAFMEKLQRSNIIMVSHSTPTLRDYCDMGIILRDGNAMVFEDLEDAIKDHDAYMKR; from the coding sequence ATGATCAACTTTATCAATGTTGAAAAACACTATAAAACACCAGGTGGTGGCCGAAAGGATATTATAAAAACGCTAAACATGCGCTTTCCAAAGCGAAATATTGCTTTGATGGGCGCCAATGGTGCGGGAAAGTCAACGATGCTTCGTCTCATATCTGGAGCAGAATTACCAGATAAGGGAAAAATCGTTAGGGAAGTGGGAGTTTCATTCCCGCTTGGCTTCTCAGGAAGTTTCGCAGGCGCACTCAGCGGCATCGAAAATGCCCGCTTTGTTGCCCGTATCTACGGAAAGGACACGGACGAGGTTCTAGACTATGTCGAAGAATTCGCCCAATTGGGCGACCATTTTCGGGCACCTGTAAACACCTATTCATCAGGTATGCGGGCACGTTTGTCTTTTGGCGTTTCTCTGGCGATTGATTTTGATTGCTATCTGGTTGACGAAATTACCGCGGTGGGTGACGAACGGTTTAAGAACAAGTCTAAAAAAGCGTTTATGGAAAAATTGCAACGATCAAACATCATTATGGTGTCCCATTCCACCCCTACTCTGCGCGACTATTGTGATATGGGAATCATTTTACGAGACGGGAACGCAATGGTTTTTGAAGACCTCGAAGACGCAATCAAAGACCATGATGCGTATATGAAGCGATAA
- the cysQ gene encoding 3'(2'),5'-bisphosphate nucleotidase CysQ encodes MSNLLDGMIEATLKAAEVILDIYATDFDVSVKDDASPVTRADQAAEAIILDQLGLQFPDIPVIAEESVSAGTIPDIDQEFFLVDPIDGTKEFISRNGEFTINIALIRNGLPQLGVVFTPAKGWLFVGDVGRGAWRGDVKDPRQSHAILNKEPIKVRDCREFVDVVGSRSHNCADTDAYLKQFEIGERMAIGSSLKFCLLAAGEADLYPRFSRTMEWDTAAGDAVLTAAGGTVETANGQRLQYGKIKQEDSPFANPSFVARTNTCPQPT; translated from the coding sequence ATGTCAAACTTGCTTGACGGTATGATAGAAGCAACCTTGAAGGCAGCAGAAGTCATCCTTGATATTTATGCCACGGATTTTGACGTCAGCGTGAAGGACGATGCCTCGCCTGTGACAAGAGCCGATCAGGCCGCCGAAGCGATCATTCTTGACCAACTGGGCCTGCAGTTTCCAGACATTCCGGTGATCGCGGAAGAATCCGTATCTGCAGGTACGATACCCGATATCGACCAGGAATTTTTCCTCGTCGATCCAATTGACGGCACCAAGGAATTCATTTCCCGCAATGGCGAATTCACGATCAATATCGCTCTTATCCGCAACGGCCTACCACAGTTGGGTGTCGTCTTCACCCCGGCCAAAGGCTGGTTGTTTGTTGGTGATGTTGGCCGGGGCGCCTGGCGTGGCGATGTAAAGGATCCGCGCCAAAGCCATGCAATACTGAACAAAGAGCCGATCAAGGTGCGCGACTGTCGTGAGTTTGTGGACGTGGTCGGGTCACGCTCGCATAATTGCGCGGATACTGACGCCTATCTGAAGCAGTTTGAAATCGGGGAACGCATGGCCATTGGCTCATCGCTCAAATTCTGTTTGCTGGCGGCTGGCGAAGCTGATCTCTATCCCCGCTTTTCTCGAACGATGGAATGGGATACCGCCGCAGGCGATGCTGTTCTCACAGCAGCCGGAGGCACCGTGGAAACTGCAAATGGGCAGCGCCTTCAGTATGGCAAAATCAAGCAGGAGGACTCCCCTTTTGCCAATCCGTCCTTCGTGGCCCGCACCAATACATGCCCACAGCCCACGTGA